A region of Flocculibacter collagenilyticus DNA encodes the following proteins:
- a CDS encoding methyl-accepting chemotaxis protein has translation MKQSVSFTSLSIKSLLKAWSGITLVLVILLGAGSIVITNTMSGSIKSITGNVVPLERNNVLIYQATSLILAWQISVFNAKDTAQLNSVGTADEYEAKLNQSLNSVEQLSLQGVTPYIKQLKEVSNAVTSLNDELLIKKQQYLALQASIKAQATSINQLTEQLQIETDGIAGKSKLQEKREEIKIKRLIKRGNTEDIADRVLGFLNSDLSSIKSSSDKIRFRATKLGEVIGLILLVKSQDELTSLSSNVLSQNLSSLEQQVEALSKNVAGNSRYAESAENIAALVDELKAKVSEGSQSITSLMESAFQLEADMEALQKRSASQSADLLSAVDAISRFAKQLAESEDNQANELSNQALWFSFILIIVAAILVISLSVLLYRRIQQPLDHLMDVIKSVAVGDLTRTIDVPHNDEFGALALELKVTLERLRFNLKTMSEVSGAINEVSADLSMTSDDANRGIQTQFHGAESLASAMSEMAASVAEVANNAVNTSETTKMATEEVQHSQQELASTSSSISELASQINEAATVIGGLASDAERIGSVLEVIRSISEQTNLLALNAAIEAARAGDAGRGFAVVADEVRTLAQRTQDSTHEINEIINNIQSGTQGAVGAMAKSQDEATATVEQARETLEHLQKITNLVEEINDMNMQNTTATDEQSSVTSEMAKSIVEIRDVAEETSNAASMVDVKAKELDVQARQLQKVVSNYTY, from the coding sequence ATGAAGCAATCTGTGAGTTTTACCTCGCTATCAATTAAGTCGTTGTTAAAAGCATGGTCGGGTATAACGCTAGTATTGGTTATACTGCTGGGTGCAGGCAGTATAGTTATCACAAACACCATGTCTGGTTCAATTAAATCAATAACGGGTAATGTTGTCCCGCTTGAACGAAATAATGTGCTTATTTATCAAGCCACATCATTAATTTTAGCATGGCAAATAAGTGTGTTTAATGCCAAAGATACAGCGCAGTTAAATTCAGTGGGCACTGCTGATGAGTATGAAGCAAAGCTGAATCAGTCGTTAAACAGTGTTGAACAATTAAGCTTGCAAGGGGTAACGCCGTATATTAAGCAACTAAAGGAAGTATCTAATGCTGTTACTTCACTGAATGATGAGTTGCTTATAAAAAAGCAGCAATATTTAGCGCTTCAAGCGTCAATTAAAGCGCAAGCAACAAGTATCAATCAATTAACTGAGCAGTTGCAAATTGAAACAGATGGCATTGCGGGTAAATCTAAACTGCAAGAAAAGCGTGAAGAAATTAAAATTAAGCGATTAATCAAGCGAGGAAATACCGAGGATATTGCTGATAGGGTATTGGGCTTCTTAAATAGTGATTTATCATCCATCAAATCATCATCAGATAAAATCAGGTTTCGAGCAACCAAACTAGGTGAAGTAATCGGGCTTATTTTATTGGTAAAAAGTCAGGACGAGTTAACCAGTTTATCGAGCAATGTACTTTCACAGAATTTATCCAGTTTAGAACAGCAAGTTGAAGCCTTATCGAAAAATGTAGCTGGAAATTCACGTTATGCAGAATCAGCGGAGAATATTGCTGCGCTAGTAGATGAACTAAAAGCAAAAGTTTCCGAAGGCTCGCAATCTATTACAAGCTTAATGGAAAGTGCATTTCAGCTAGAAGCAGACATGGAGGCGTTGCAAAAACGCTCAGCTTCGCAAAGTGCGGACTTATTGTCGGCAGTTGATGCGATATCTCGTTTCGCAAAACAGCTGGCGGAATCAGAAGATAATCAAGCAAATGAATTATCAAATCAAGCGCTGTGGTTTTCTTTTATTTTAATTATTGTGGCTGCAATTTTAGTAATTAGTCTAAGTGTTTTATTGTACCGCCGTATTCAGCAGCCACTTGACCACTTAATGGATGTGATAAAGTCAGTTGCCGTTGGAGATTTAACGCGCACCATTGACGTACCTCATAATGACGAATTTGGCGCGTTGGCACTGGAATTAAAAGTAACCTTAGAGCGATTGCGCTTTAACCTAAAAACTATGTCTGAAGTGTCTGGCGCTATCAACGAAGTATCAGCTGATCTTTCAATGACTTCTGATGATGCCAATCGCGGCATTCAAACCCAATTTCATGGTGCTGAGTCGTTGGCATCTGCCATGAGTGAAATGGCAGCTAGTGTTGCAGAAGTTGCGAATAATGCAGTGAACACCTCAGAAACTACAAAAATGGCAACTGAAGAAGTGCAGCATTCACAACAAGAATTAGCGAGCACTTCATCGTCAATTTCTGAGTTAGCATCACAAATCAATGAAGCCGCGACTGTTATTGGAGGCTTAGCCAGTGATGCTGAACGAATAGGTAGCGTATTAGAAGTGATTCGTAGTATTTCAGAGCAAACTAATTTACTGGCGCTTAATGCTGCTATAGAAGCTGCAAGGGCAGGGGACGCAGGTAGAGGTTTTGCCGTGGTGGCGGACGAAGTACGTACGTTGGCGCAGCGCACCCAAGATTCAACCCATGAAATTAACGAGATTATTAATAATATCCAATCAGGCACTCAAGGCGCAGTGGGGGCAATGGCGAAAAGTCAGGACGAGGCGACGGCCACGGTAGAGCAAGCACGAGAAACGTTAGAACACTTGCAGAAAATTACTAATTTAGTTGAAGAAATTAATGACATGAACATGCAAAACACAACGGCCACAGATGAGCAAAGTTCAGTAACAAGTGAAATGGCAAAAAGTATTGTTGAAATACGTGATGTAGCGGAAGAAACGTCAAATGCTGCCAGCATGGTAGATGTAAAAGCAAAAGAACTCGATGTTCAAGCAAGGCAACTACAAAAAGTGGTGTCAAATTATACATATTAA
- a CDS encoding ABC transporter substrate-binding protein has translation MNTCFKKVVGVAALIFSSVFVHAETVKVGMTTALTGPAAALGEGMKTGITAYFDKVNKAGGVNGHQLQLIALDDGYEPDKAAQNMRKLIDEEKVIAVAGNVGTPTAIVTVPIANEKKTLLFGAFTGAGVLRNTPPDRYVINYRPSYAQETATMIDLLLAKGIKPEEIAFFTQNDGYGDAGYKGAMKALKAKGFSQAEQLAHGRYTRNTENVEAGLTTILEADVPPKAIIMVGAYRPISKFIKESKDFFEEEVHYLNVSFVGSVALLNALGSDAEGVIVTQAVPHYESNLPIIKEYQAAVPADKQGFVSLEGYIVGKILVEGLKKSSSIKDREALIDGMHKLTNLDIGLGVPVSFSSSRHQAIDKVWPTEIKNGKYVEIK, from the coding sequence ATGAATACGTGCTTTAAAAAAGTAGTTGGGGTCGCCGCACTTATATTTTCGTCGGTTTTTGTACACGCTGAAACTGTTAAAGTGGGTATGACCACTGCATTAACTGGCCCTGCCGCGGCACTGGGAGAGGGAATGAAAACAGGGATCACTGCATACTTTGATAAGGTAAATAAAGCAGGTGGGGTTAATGGTCACCAATTGCAGCTAATAGCACTTGATGATGGCTATGAACCCGACAAAGCAGCGCAAAACATGCGTAAGCTGATTGATGAGGAAAAAGTAATTGCGGTTGCTGGCAATGTGGGTACGCCAACTGCCATAGTCACGGTTCCTATTGCTAACGAGAAGAAAACATTGCTATTTGGTGCCTTCACTGGTGCTGGCGTGTTAAGAAATACTCCACCAGACAGGTATGTTATTAATTACCGCCCCAGTTATGCGCAAGAAACAGCCACAATGATTGACCTGTTATTGGCGAAAGGCATTAAACCAGAAGAAATTGCATTTTTTACACAGAATGATGGTTATGGTGACGCTGGTTATAAAGGTGCAATGAAAGCGTTAAAAGCAAAAGGGTTTAGCCAAGCAGAGCAACTTGCCCATGGTCGTTATACCCGTAATACAGAAAATGTAGAGGCAGGGCTTACGACTATACTTGAAGCCGATGTTCCTCCTAAAGCTATTATCATGGTTGGTGCTTACCGCCCTATTTCAAAATTTATTAAAGAGTCTAAAGACTTCTTTGAAGAAGAGGTGCATTACCTTAATGTTTCTTTTGTTGGTAGCGTTGCGTTACTTAACGCACTTGGCAGTGATGCTGAAGGGGTGATAGTGACACAAGCTGTACCGCATTATGAGTCTAACTTGCCGATTATTAAAGAGTACCAAGCTGCGGTGCCAGCCGATAAGCAAGGGTTTGTGTCATTAGAAGGCTATATTGTGGGAAAAATATTGGTTGAGGGGTTAAAGAAATCTAGCTCAATAAAAGACCGAGAAGCGTTGATTGACGGCATGCATAAGTTAACAAATTTAGACATAGGCTTGGGTGTGCCAGTTTCATTTTCTTCTAGCAGGCATCAAGCGATTGATAAAGTGTGGCCGACAGAGATTAAGAACGGTAAGTATGTAGAAATCAAGTGA